In Microbacterium pumilum, the following proteins share a genomic window:
- a CDS encoding DUF1295 domain-containing protein yields the protein MDPLLLVLIVFAITCAFCWIASLITKDTSWVDRIWSIVPAVYVWIFAVAGILDGNDATRLIVMAVLVTAWAARLTFNFARKGGYTGMEDYRWAILRGRMKPWQFQVFNLLFIVLYQNALLVLITTPAYIAWQNPAPFGVWDALFAVLFAASLVGEFTADQQQWSFHQAKKAAGGRLEPGFVTTGLFGYSRHPNFFFEQAQWWAFYAIGAAAAAASGLGIWGGVFNWTILGAGLLTLLFIGSTIFTESITSSKYPAYADYQRTTSMLVPLPRRHRGTDEAASRA from the coding sequence ATGGATCCGCTCCTCCTCGTCCTCATCGTCTTCGCGATCACCTGCGCGTTCTGCTGGATCGCTTCGCTGATCACGAAGGACACGTCGTGGGTCGATCGCATCTGGTCGATCGTGCCAGCCGTCTACGTGTGGATCTTCGCGGTCGCGGGCATCCTCGACGGAAACGACGCCACCCGGCTGATCGTGATGGCGGTGCTCGTGACCGCGTGGGCCGCACGCCTCACCTTCAACTTCGCCCGCAAGGGCGGCTACACCGGTATGGAGGACTACCGCTGGGCGATCCTGCGAGGCCGGATGAAGCCCTGGCAGTTCCAGGTGTTCAACCTGCTGTTCATCGTGCTGTACCAGAACGCCCTCCTCGTCTTGATCACGACGCCCGCCTACATCGCGTGGCAGAACCCCGCGCCGTTCGGCGTCTGGGACGCCCTGTTCGCTGTGCTGTTCGCCGCGTCCCTGGTCGGCGAGTTCACCGCCGACCAGCAGCAGTGGAGCTTCCACCAGGCGAAGAAGGCCGCGGGCGGGCGGCTCGAGCCAGGCTTCGTCACGACCGGTCTGTTCGGCTACAGCCGCCACCCCAACTTCTTCTTCGAGCAGGCGCAGTGGTGGGCGTTCTACGCCATCGGTGCAGCGGCGGCCGCCGCATCCGGTCTCGGCATCTGGGGCGGAGTGTTCAACTGGACGATCCTCGGCGCCGGCCTTCTGACGCTGCTGTTCATCGGGTCGACGATCTTCACGGAGTCGATCACCTCGTCGAAGTACCCCGCCTACGCCGACTACCAGCGCACCACGTCGATGCTCGTGCCCCTGCCTCGCCGGCACCGCGGAACCGATGAGGCGGCGTCGCGAGCCTGA
- a CDS encoding thymidine kinase, whose product MAKLYFRYGAMNSGKSTSLLQAAYNYEERGQHVLLAKPRIDTKGAHQISSRLGMTRPVDFLIGPDDSARNLFTEHRAHLRYTHDELVGLSRPPADVACLLIDEAQFLTRDQVDDLLRIAVLDDVPVLAYGIRTDFLTEAFPGSRRLLELAHSMEELKTICRCGRKALFNGRLVNGRFIFDGDQVAIDGDEVTYESLCASCYLRESGGRLGGR is encoded by the coding sequence GTGGCCAAACTGTACTTCCGCTACGGGGCGATGAACTCGGGCAAGTCGACGTCGCTCCTTCAGGCCGCGTACAACTACGAGGAGCGCGGCCAGCATGTGCTGCTGGCGAAGCCCAGGATCGACACCAAGGGCGCGCACCAGATCTCGAGCAGGCTCGGGATGACGCGTCCCGTCGACTTCCTCATCGGTCCGGACGATTCGGCACGCAACCTCTTCACCGAGCATCGCGCGCACCTCCGTTATACGCACGACGAGCTGGTCGGACTCTCGCGTCCGCCGGCCGATGTCGCCTGCCTGCTCATCGATGAGGCGCAGTTCCTGACGCGCGACCAGGTGGACGACCTCCTGCGGATCGCCGTGCTCGACGACGTGCCGGTGCTGGCATACGGCATCCGCACCGACTTCCTCACCGAGGCGTTCCCCGGATCGCGCCGTCTGCTCGAGCTCGCGCACTCGATGGAAGAGCTCAAGACGATCTGCCGCTGCGGGCGCAAGGCCCTCTTCAACGGGCGGCTCGTCAATGGCCGCTTCATCTTCGACGGTGACCAGGTCGCCATCGACGGCGACGAGGTCACCTATGAGTCGCTGTGCGCTTCGTGCTATCTGCGCGAGTCGGGCGGCCGGCTCGGCGGTCGCTGA
- a CDS encoding transglycosylase domain-containing protein, giving the protein MPDTKRTASGVLGGLAGLVGLSAVAGVLISATVTPAIAISGAAASSAMTMFDQLPSVLDIDKLMLPTTLYAKNPETGKWMEMTQFYDQNRSPVDFNEIAPVMYDSILSSEDPRYYSHGGVDLIGTTRAILTNLEGGGETQGGSSISQQYVKNILVQRCEATAKTDDDRYKCWTDATTAVGNEGIQRKLQEMRYAIALEQKYSKNEILLGYLNIANFGGQTYGIDAASRYYFGVASKDLNLPQAATLAGIVQNPNTYRIDQPEGSIADADGNLYNKAPDGSVDDVNKGQLAALDTMLADGKITQEQYVAAADGYSATKGRQLYVLSRLLEDGKITQKQYNNAVIAPITPNITAPKTGCAAAGGAEYFCQYVRYVIERDEAFGDTPEARTEMLRRGGLNVYTTIDWNLQFTAQSKMNESIPTSIPGARFGSASVSVEPSTGRILSIAQNTKFSETVTGDPNYSAVVFAGDKKFGQSNGFNAGSTFKLFTLVDWLEKGHSVNEVLNGRDRVINTFPDSCYNGGTYVNAGQWKPGNFGGGGGYVGTPMSFTAASLNSGYVAMASELDLCDIGKVANKMGVTRGSGEAIEMQGPNQVIGSDNVSPLAMAAAYGTVANNGVYCQPRAIDKVTDSDGNDVPLPKRTCSQVITPEVAATAAYALQGVMAGGGTGSRGNPGDGTALIGKTGTHQELQTWLIESSTRVATANWVGNVEGTLDLFHTYANGSMVSDMRYGLAQTVQRNVDKWYPAGPFAAPDSNLTRRVLTNLPSVVGQSIDEATRILNDAGFDVVLGPPVDSSDAEGIVAVQSPGAGLVAGGTTVTISPSNGNGITIPDVSGMPLDDAVRALRSAGFGDVKAGSCEKDASAGGDPIATGTSPGAGTVVNRNSGIAVNYKVDKCGGKGNNDNGDG; this is encoded by the coding sequence ATGCCTGATACGAAACGAACGGCTAGCGGTGTGCTCGGCGGTCTCGCCGGCCTCGTCGGCCTGAGCGCTGTCGCGGGTGTGCTCATCAGCGCCACCGTCACCCCCGCCATCGCCATTTCAGGCGCCGCGGCGTCCAGCGCGATGACGATGTTCGACCAACTGCCCAGCGTGCTCGACATCGACAAGCTGATGCTTCCGACCACTCTCTACGCCAAGAACCCCGAAACGGGCAAATGGATGGAGATGACGCAGTTCTACGACCAGAACCGCTCTCCGGTCGACTTCAACGAGATCGCTCCCGTGATGTACGACTCGATCCTCTCGAGCGAAGACCCGCGCTACTACTCGCACGGCGGTGTCGACCTGATCGGCACGACCCGCGCCATCCTCACCAACCTCGAGGGCGGCGGCGAGACCCAGGGCGGATCCTCGATCAGCCAGCAGTACGTCAAGAACATCCTCGTGCAGCGATGCGAGGCGACCGCGAAGACGGACGACGATCGTTACAAGTGCTGGACCGATGCGACCACAGCGGTGGGCAACGAAGGCATCCAGCGCAAGCTGCAGGAGATGCGCTACGCCATCGCCCTCGAGCAGAAGTATTCCAAGAACGAGATCCTTCTCGGCTACCTGAACATCGCCAACTTCGGTGGGCAGACATACGGCATCGACGCGGCGTCGCGCTATTACTTCGGGGTCGCATCCAAGGATCTGAATCTCCCGCAAGCGGCGACCCTCGCCGGCATCGTGCAGAACCCCAACACCTATCGGATCGACCAGCCCGAAGGCTCGATTGCGGATGCCGACGGCAACCTCTACAACAAAGCCCCCGACGGCAGCGTCGACGACGTGAACAAGGGACAGCTCGCCGCGCTCGACACGATGCTGGCCGACGGCAAGATCACCCAGGAGCAGTACGTCGCAGCCGCAGACGGCTACTCGGCCACGAAGGGGCGCCAGCTGTACGTGCTGAGCCGGCTTCTCGAGGATGGGAAGATCACGCAGAAGCAGTACAACAATGCGGTCATCGCACCGATCACCCCGAACATCACCGCGCCCAAGACGGGCTGCGCTGCCGCGGGTGGTGCGGAGTACTTCTGCCAGTACGTCCGCTACGTCATCGAGCGTGACGAAGCGTTCGGCGATACTCCCGAGGCGCGCACCGAGATGCTCCGCCGCGGCGGACTCAACGTGTACACGACCATCGACTGGAACCTGCAGTTCACGGCGCAGAGCAAGATGAACGAGAGCATTCCCACATCGATACCCGGCGCACGGTTCGGATCGGCATCGGTGTCTGTCGAGCCGTCGACCGGTCGCATCCTGTCGATCGCACAGAACACGAAGTTCAGCGAGACGGTGACAGGCGACCCCAACTACTCGGCCGTGGTCTTCGCGGGTGACAAGAAGTTCGGTCAGTCGAACGGCTTCAACGCCGGATCGACGTTCAAGCTGTTCACGCTCGTGGACTGGCTGGAGAAGGGTCACTCGGTCAACGAGGTCCTCAACGGTCGCGACCGAGTGATCAACACCTTCCCCGACAGCTGCTACAACGGCGGCACTTACGTGAACGCGGGCCAATGGAAGCCGGGCAACTTCGGCGGCGGCGGCGGATACGTCGGAACGCCGATGTCGTTCACGGCGGCCTCGCTCAACTCGGGTTATGTCGCCATGGCATCCGAACTCGACCTCTGCGACATCGGCAAGGTCGCGAACAAGATGGGCGTCACCCGTGGATCGGGTGAGGCGATCGAGATGCAGGGTCCCAACCAGGTCATCGGATCCGACAACGTCTCTCCGCTGGCGATGGCCGCGGCATACGGCACCGTCGCGAACAACGGCGTGTACTGCCAGCCTCGCGCGATCGACAAGGTCACCGATTCGGACGGCAACGACGTTCCACTGCCCAAGCGCACGTGCTCACAGGTGATCACACCCGAGGTCGCGGCCACTGCCGCTTATGCCCTTCAGGGTGTCATGGCCGGCGGCGGCACCGGCTCTCGCGGCAACCCCGGCGATGGCACGGCCCTGATCGGCAAGACCGGTACCCACCAGGAGCTGCAGACGTGGCTCATCGAGTCGAGCACCCGGGTGGCCACCGCCAACTGGGTCGGCAACGTCGAGGGAACGCTCGACCTGTTCCACACGTACGCCAACGGCAGCATGGTGTCGGATATGCGCTACGGGCTCGCACAGACCGTCCAGCGCAATGTCGACAAGTGGTACCCCGCAGGGCCGTTCGCAGCGCCCGACAGCAACCTCACTCGTCGGGTGCTGACCAATCTGCCCAGTGTCGTCGGCCAGTCGATCGACGAAGCGACCAGGATCCTCAACGATGCCGGGTTCGACGTCGTACTCGGCCCGCCTGTTGATTCGTCGGACGCCGAGGGCATCGTTGCCGTCCAGAGCCCGGGTGCGGGCCTGGTCGCGGGTGGTACGACCGTGACGATCAGCCCGAGCAACGGCAACGGCATCACCATCCCTGACGTGTCCGGAATGCCGCTCGACGACGCGGTGAGGGCCCTGCGCTCCGCCGGCTTCGGCGATGTCAAAGCAGGATCCTGCGAGAAGGACGCGTCGGCCGGCGGTGATCCCATAGCCACCGGAACATCTCCGGGAGCCGGAACCGTCGTCAACCGCAACTCCGGCATCGCCGTGAACTACAAGGTCGACAAGTGCGGCGGCAAGGGCAACAACGACAACGGTGACGGCTAG
- a CDS encoding FadR/GntR family transcriptional regulator, whose protein sequence is MDETIDGATSAPRAWQVVLERIESDLLEGRLAPGDRLPGERELAATLGVGRSSVREALRVLEVMGLIRTGTGSGPTSGAIIIATPRGGMSALLRLQVAASGFPLDDVVKTRLVLESAVVEALAEDEDRSTAAAHAVLDAMDATDLTPAEFLVLDAQLHLAFAEASGNVVIAAMMAGLRTAIESYVLEGAQRIEDWDAAATRLRREHRAILAAIDAGDAVRARTLIHQHITDYYAQAGLARASR, encoded by the coding sequence ATGGATGAGACGATCGACGGCGCCACGTCGGCACCGCGGGCCTGGCAGGTGGTGCTCGAGCGCATCGAGTCCGACCTGCTCGAGGGCCGCCTGGCGCCGGGCGATCGGCTCCCCGGCGAACGCGAACTGGCAGCCACCCTCGGTGTCGGACGCTCGAGCGTACGCGAGGCGCTGCGCGTGCTCGAGGTCATGGGACTCATCCGCACCGGAACGGGGTCGGGACCGACATCCGGCGCCATCATCATCGCCACCCCCCGAGGCGGGATGTCTGCGCTCCTGCGGCTCCAGGTCGCCGCCAGCGGCTTCCCACTCGACGATGTGGTGAAGACGAGGCTGGTGCTCGAGTCCGCGGTCGTGGAGGCGCTCGCCGAAGACGAGGACCGGTCCACCGCTGCCGCGCACGCCGTGCTCGATGCGATGGATGCCACCGACCTCACACCCGCGGAGTTCCTCGTCCTCGACGCCCAGCTGCACCTGGCGTTCGCCGAGGCATCGGGCAACGTCGTCATCGCTGCCATGATGGCCGGCCTGCGCACGGCCATCGAGTCCTATGTCCTCGAGGGCGCGCAGCGCATCGAGGACTGGGATGCCGCGGCCACCCGCCTGCGTCGCGAGCACCGTGCGATCCTCGCCGCGATCGATGCAGGCGACGCCGTCCGCGCCCGCACCCTCATCCACCAGCACATCACCGACTACTACGCACAAGCGGGCCTAGCCCGCGCATCGCGCTGA
- a CDS encoding alpha-hydroxy acid oxidase, whose protein sequence is MVTRQLPNPAELLELMKFKKPELDGRKRRLDAALTIYDLRDIAKRRTPKAAFDYTDGAAEGELSLARARQAFEDIEFHPDILRPAPEVDTSVEILGGPSALPFGIAPTGFTRLMQTEGETAGASAAGAAGIPFTLSTLGTTSVEDVRKANPHGRNWFQLYVMREREISYGLARRAAEAGFDTLMFTVDTPIAGARLRDKRNGFSIPPQLTVGTIINAIPRPWWWYDFLTTPKLEFASLSSTGGTVGELLGAAMDPTISYDDLAIIRDIWPGKIVVKGVQNVEDSVRLIDSGVDGIILSNHGGRQLDRAPIPFHLLPKVVREVGKDATVMIDTGIMNGADIVASMALGAKFTLIGRAYLYGLMAGGRQGVDRTIEILKTEIERTMALLGVSSIAELEPKHVTQLARLVPIGQPTAPARAPRARTTAKA, encoded by the coding sequence ATGGTCACCCGCCAACTTCCGAACCCGGCCGAGCTGCTCGAGCTGATGAAGTTCAAGAAGCCCGAGCTCGATGGTCGCAAGCGGCGTCTCGACGCGGCGCTCACGATCTACGACCTGCGGGATATCGCGAAGCGTCGCACGCCCAAGGCGGCCTTCGACTACACCGACGGCGCGGCCGAGGGCGAGCTGTCGCTCGCCCGTGCCCGGCAGGCGTTCGAAGACATCGAGTTCCACCCCGACATCCTCCGCCCGGCTCCCGAGGTCGACACGTCGGTCGAGATCCTCGGCGGGCCCAGCGCGCTGCCGTTCGGCATCGCGCCGACCGGCTTCACGCGGCTGATGCAGACGGAGGGCGAGACGGCCGGAGCATCCGCTGCCGGCGCCGCCGGCATCCCGTTCACGCTCTCCACCCTCGGCACCACCTCGGTCGAGGACGTCAGGAAGGCGAACCCGCACGGGCGCAACTGGTTCCAGCTGTACGTGATGCGCGAGCGTGAGATCTCGTACGGCCTCGCGCGTCGCGCGGCGGAGGCCGGGTTCGACACGCTCATGTTCACTGTCGACACCCCGATCGCGGGTGCCCGGCTGCGTGACAAGCGCAACGGCTTCTCGATCCCGCCGCAGCTGACCGTCGGCACGATCATCAACGCGATCCCCCGTCCGTGGTGGTGGTACGACTTCCTCACCACACCGAAACTCGAGTTCGCGTCGCTGTCGTCGACCGGCGGCACCGTCGGCGAGCTGCTCGGCGCCGCGATGGACCCGACGATCAGCTACGACGACCTCGCGATCATCCGCGACATCTGGCCCGGCAAGATCGTGGTGAAGGGCGTGCAGAACGTCGAGGACTCCGTGCGGCTCATCGACAGCGGCGTCGACGGCATCATCCTGTCCAACCACGGCGGGCGCCAGCTCGACCGTGCGCCGATCCCGTTCCACCTGCTGCCGAAGGTGGTGCGCGAGGTCGGCAAGGACGCCACGGTGATGATCGACACCGGCATCATGAACGGCGCCGACATCGTGGCATCCATGGCCCTCGGTGCGAAGTTCACCCTCATCGGCCGCGCATACCTCTACGGGCTCATGGCCGGCGGACGCCAGGGCGTGGATCGCACGATCGAGATCCTCAAGACCGAGATCGAGCGCACCATGGCACTGCTCGGCGTCTCATCCATCGCCGAGCTGGAGCCCAAGCACGTGACCCAGCTCGCGCGCCTGGTGCCCATCGGTCAGCCGACGGCACCGGCCCGCGCGCCTCGCGCACGCACGACCGCGAAGGCCTGA
- a CDS encoding metallophosphoesterase, with the protein MPPSAARTALTSLAAVGAVGAGAAIWGIGIERYLFAIRVHELPILPAGARPIRVLHLSDAHMAPWQHRKQHWIAALASLQPDLIVNTGDNLGHFEGLRGLRSAFDPLRGIPGVFVHGSNDHTAPAPRNPLKYFSGPSTVKVVAEPLDTRALDAYLSDELGWLDLNNKVGSLDVGGARVDTFGVSDAHRSWDRLEALPDPLADLEEDDRPVVTLGVTHAPYRRVLDGFIDLGADAIFAGHTHGGQVRIPGYGAIVANCDIPLRQARGLSEWTHGGRTVPLNVSAGLGHSIYAPVRFACRPEVSLLTLIPHDTSEFGAGSAIG; encoded by the coding sequence GTGCCGCCATCCGCTGCGCGCACCGCCCTCACCTCGCTCGCCGCGGTGGGGGCGGTCGGCGCGGGAGCCGCGATCTGGGGCATCGGGATCGAGCGCTACCTGTTCGCGATCCGCGTGCACGAGCTGCCGATCCTTCCGGCCGGCGCCCGGCCGATCCGGGTGCTGCACCTCTCTGACGCGCACATGGCGCCGTGGCAGCACCGCAAGCAGCACTGGATCGCCGCGCTCGCGTCACTCCAGCCCGACCTCATCGTGAACACCGGAGACAACCTCGGGCACTTCGAGGGGCTCCGCGGACTTCGCTCCGCGTTCGACCCGCTGCGCGGCATCCCGGGTGTCTTCGTGCACGGTTCGAACGACCACACGGCGCCGGCGCCCCGCAACCCGCTGAAATACTTCAGCGGCCCGTCCACGGTCAAGGTCGTCGCCGAGCCGCTCGACACTCGCGCGCTCGACGCCTACCTGAGCGATGAGCTCGGCTGGCTCGACCTCAACAACAAGGTCGGGTCGCTGGACGTCGGTGGCGCGCGGGTCGACACGTTCGGTGTGAGCGACGCCCACCGCTCATGGGATCGACTCGAGGCCCTGCCCGATCCGCTCGCAGATCTGGAGGAGGACGACCGTCCGGTCGTCACGCTCGGAGTGACGCACGCGCCCTACCGCCGCGTGCTCGACGGGTTCATCGATCTCGGTGCTGATGCGATCTTCGCCGGCCACACCCATGGCGGCCAGGTCCGCATTCCCGGGTACGGTGCGATCGTCGCCAACTGCGACATCCCGCTTCGTCAGGCTCGGGGACTCAGCGAGTGGACCCACGGCGGCAGGACGGTGCCGCTCAACGTCAGCGCGGGCCTCGGACACTCGATCTACGCGCCGGTGCGGTTCGCGTGCCGGCCCGAAGTGTCGCTCCTCACACTCATCCCCCACGACACCTCCGAGTTCGGAGCAGGGTCGGCCATCGGGTAG
- a CDS encoding HAD-IIB family hydrolase: MSTPRLVAFDLDDTLAPSKSAIDPRIGTLLIALAERVEVAIISGGQLAQFTMQVVDRLPDAAPEVLSRIHLLPTCGTQYYRITPDGIDTVYAHSLTDDQKERAIAAVEREARRLGLWATETWGDILEDRGSQITFSALGQSAPLDAKMAWDPTGEKKNALRTAVAVEIPDLEVRSGGSTSVDITRQGIDKAFGMRQLAEQTGIPLSDMLFVGDRLDPEGNDYPVLAMGVACQAVEGWEDTAEFLDTLIPTLPTR; the protein is encoded by the coding sequence ATGTCGACGCCCCGTCTCGTCGCATTCGACCTGGATGACACGCTCGCGCCGTCGAAGAGCGCGATCGATCCGCGGATCGGCACGCTGCTCATCGCCCTTGCGGAACGGGTCGAGGTGGCGATCATCTCGGGTGGCCAGCTCGCCCAGTTCACGATGCAGGTCGTCGATCGACTGCCGGATGCCGCACCCGAGGTGCTGTCGCGGATCCACCTGCTGCCCACCTGCGGCACCCAGTACTACCGGATCACGCCCGACGGCATCGACACGGTCTACGCTCATTCGCTGACCGACGACCAGAAGGAGCGGGCGATCGCAGCCGTCGAGCGCGAGGCACGCCGTCTCGGACTCTGGGCGACCGAGACGTGGGGCGACATCCTCGAGGACCGCGGTTCGCAGATCACCTTCTCGGCGCTCGGGCAGAGCGCACCGCTCGACGCCAAGATGGCGTGGGATCCGACGGGTGAGAAGAAGAATGCGCTGCGCACGGCGGTCGCCGTCGAGATCCCGGACCTCGAGGTGCGCTCGGGCGGATCAACCTCTGTGGACATCACACGCCAGGGCATCGACAAGGCCTTCGGAATGCGTCAGCTCGCCGAGCAGACCGGCATCCCGCTCTCGGACATGCTCTTCGTGGGCGACCGGCTCGATCCCGAGGGCAACGACTACCCCGTGCTCGCGATGGGCGTCGCGTGCCAGGCGGTCGAGGGATGGGAAGACACCGCCGAGTTCCTCGACACGCTCATCCCGACCCTTCCGACGCGCTGA
- a CDS encoding DUF2207 family protein, whose amino-acid sequence MKTLSRALATLGIATTLALAAPSAAAVASSVDDFSYDSLAADYWLVRAVDGTSVLYTTETIVARFPEFDQNKGIIRWIPKSDSGIAHDTRVVNVTGGGGEPIPWWTEQDDDWIYVLTGDDSYVRGAQTYVISYAMSDVVLRYDDTAADEFYWDVVGADHAQPFAAVSGRIHVAGDAADGLMAGRASCYRGKVGSTDRCALAGPEPDALWPADVAAWALSVSGRVAADGAVVFTATDDAVGANEGVTVAIGFAQRTFAAPTPPPPPPYPWWEWIAPGLALIAGFGGLIFLLTMKAFLRRNPDASPVIVQYTPPVDESPTLSAGVLGVPARALAAHVVDLAVRDKVEITASGDREDADDFSVVLRDDTGLEHDDRRIVTTLYGKDAAPGDRVDLGVFARKPPVRAVTYVRRIDAATVERGYRSERPAWIGTVRGALQFGGLVVAVILLFFTTDLPSVLSDLGTLGTWINVLAIVSAFVSFIVLPFIGLPQTTLTVAGGRHKTYLEGIREYLQLAEEDRLRAAQSPRTADLVSGGRRPFSDQPNSPGADVVNLYERLLPYAVLFGIEREWIEVIRAVQPVAPPPSRLALFDSMTSDSLSNASSSIGHLAVTPVSSGSSSSSSSSSFSSSWSSSGGSSGGGSSGGGGGGGGFGGR is encoded by the coding sequence GTGAAGACCCTCTCGCGCGCTCTGGCAACGCTGGGCATCGCGACCACTCTGGCGCTCGCGGCGCCGTCGGCCGCGGCAGTCGCGTCCTCCGTCGATGACTTCAGCTACGACTCGCTCGCCGCGGACTACTGGCTGGTGCGCGCCGTGGACGGCACGAGCGTGCTCTACACGACCGAGACGATCGTCGCCCGGTTCCCCGAATTCGACCAGAACAAGGGAATCATCCGCTGGATCCCCAAGTCCGACTCGGGCATCGCCCACGACACCCGGGTCGTGAACGTGACGGGTGGCGGTGGTGAGCCGATCCCGTGGTGGACGGAGCAGGATGACGACTGGATCTACGTCCTCACCGGCGACGACAGCTACGTGCGTGGGGCGCAGACGTACGTCATCTCGTACGCGATGAGCGACGTGGTGCTGCGCTACGACGACACCGCCGCCGACGAGTTCTACTGGGACGTCGTCGGCGCCGACCACGCCCAGCCGTTCGCTGCGGTCTCCGGCCGCATCCATGTCGCCGGCGACGCCGCCGACGGGCTGATGGCCGGTCGCGCGTCCTGCTACCGGGGGAAGGTCGGATCGACAGACCGCTGCGCACTGGCCGGACCGGAGCCCGACGCTCTGTGGCCCGCGGACGTCGCGGCCTGGGCGCTATCTGTGAGCGGGCGGGTTGCCGCAGACGGCGCCGTCGTGTTCACCGCGACGGATGACGCGGTCGGTGCGAATGAGGGCGTCACGGTCGCGATCGGCTTCGCCCAGCGGACCTTCGCTGCCCCGACTCCTCCGCCTCCGCCGCCGTATCCGTGGTGGGAGTGGATCGCGCCGGGTCTGGCGCTCATCGCCGGGTTCGGAGGGCTCATCTTCCTCCTGACCATGAAGGCGTTCCTCCGGCGCAATCCCGACGCCTCGCCCGTCATCGTGCAGTACACGCCACCCGTCGACGAGTCGCCGACCCTCTCGGCCGGGGTTCTCGGCGTGCCGGCACGGGCACTCGCCGCACACGTGGTCGATCTCGCCGTCCGCGACAAGGTCGAGATCACGGCATCCGGCGACCGCGAAGACGCCGACGACTTCAGCGTCGTCCTGCGTGACGACACCGGCCTCGAGCACGACGACCGCCGCATCGTCACCACGCTGTACGGAAAGGATGCCGCCCCCGGCGACCGCGTCGACCTCGGTGTTTTCGCCCGCAAGCCGCCGGTGCGCGCCGTCACGTACGTGCGACGAATCGACGCCGCGACTGTGGAGCGCGGCTACCGCAGTGAGCGCCCTGCCTGGATCGGCACCGTGCGCGGCGCCTTGCAATTCGGCGGGCTGGTGGTCGCGGTCATCCTGCTGTTCTTCACCACCGACCTGCCCAGTGTGCTGAGCGATCTGGGGACGCTCGGCACGTGGATCAACGTGCTGGCGATCGTGAGCGCCTTCGTGTCGTTCATCGTCCTGCCGTTCATCGGCCTGCCGCAGACGACGCTCACGGTCGCCGGCGGCCGGCACAAGACCTACCTCGAGGGGATCCGCGAGTACCTGCAGCTCGCGGAGGAGGACCGATTGCGCGCCGCCCAGTCGCCGCGGACCGCCGACCTCGTCTCCGGCGGACGTCGACCCTTCAGCGACCAGCCGAACTCGCCCGGCGCAGACGTCGTCAACCTGTATGAACGGCTTCTTCCGTACGCCGTGCTCTTCGGCATCGAGCGAGAGTGGATCGAGGTCATCCGCGCCGTCCAGCCTGTCGCCCCGCCGCCGTCGCGGCTGGCATTGTTCGACTCGATGACATCCGACTCGCTCTCGAACGCGTCATCGTCGATCGGTCACCTCGCCGTGACACCGGTGTCCAGCGGCAGCTCGTCGAGCTCGTCGAGTTCGTCGTTCTCGAGCAGCTGGTCATCGTCCGGCGGGTCGTCCGGAGGCGGCTCGTCGGGGGGAGGCGGTGGCGGCGGAGGATTCGGCGGACGATGA